The genomic segment ATGATCCAACAGCAATGGGTGCATTAGCAGCATTAGAATCAGCAAAAAGAGCAGAAGGCGTTCTAGTATATGGCGTAGATGGATCACCTGATGCAAAACAAATGATTTCTGACGGTAAAATGACAGGAACAGCAGCTCAATCTCCAATCACAATTGGAACAACTGCAGCTGAATTAGCTTACAAAATATTAAAAGGCGAAACAGTTGAAAAAGAAGTTTTTGTAGATGTTATTTATATTGATAAGACGAATGTAAATGAATATGGATTAGACGGTTGGCAATAAAAAGCTTTTAGATTTCATTGGCTCCCTATAGTAAATTAGGGAGCCGTTTATAAAATTAAAGAGGTGAAATATGAAGAAAATCTTTACACTTGGAGAAATATTAATTGATTTTGTTTCAATGAACTCTAGCAATCAAGTTTATTTGAAATGTCCAGGAGGTGCACCAGCAAATGTTGCATGTGGTATTTCAAGGCTTGGAGGAAAGAGCGGTTTCATAGGTGGCTTTGGAGATGATATGTTTGGACATTATTTACAGGAAATACTAGAGAGCCTAAACGTTGATACAAAGAATGTAGTATTTATCAAGGATTATAGAACTCAACTAGTGTTTGTATCTAATGATGAAAAGGGAGAAAGATATTTTAGTTTTTATGTAAAAGAACCAGCAGATACGAAACTTAGTCCGGAAATGATCACGCAAGAACAGATGAAAGATTGTGATATTTTACATATAGGTTCTATCTCAATGATTCAGGAGCCAGTAAAATCTGCTACGATTAAAGCTGTTGAAATTGTCAAAGCAAACAATGGGTTGATTTCTTTCGATCCGAATATACGATTAAATTTATGGCCTACTGAAGAACAAATGATTCAAACAATTACATTCATGTTACCCTTCGTTGATATCC from the Firmicutes bacterium HGW-Firmicutes-1 genome contains:
- a CDS encoding carbohydrate kinase, which produces MKKIFTLGEILIDFVSMNSSNQVYLKCPGGAPANVACGISRLGGKSGFIGGFGDDMFGHYLQEILESLNVDTKNVVFIKDYRTQLVFVSNDEKGERYFSFYVKEPADTKLSPEMITQEQMKDCDILHIGSISMIQEPVKSATIKAVEIVKANNGLISFDPNIRLNLWPTEEQMIQTITFMLPFVDILKVSEEELECITQIKDIQQAITSLDHYQIPLIIVSLGEKGSMAFINGQNTLIPSISITPVDTTGSGDAFIAGVLYKLSQMNQDIKEIPLTEIEVILRFANLCGAHTALDRGAIQSMPTLEDLEKYDVI